In a genomic window of Lepisosteus oculatus isolate fLepOcu1 chromosome 3, fLepOcu1.hap2, whole genome shotgun sequence:
- the LOC107079089 gene encoding INSYN2B protein, with product MVSKEPDHIPTPGTGANPDKAMTVRSVLLNRDSPDIESRLKRRRNRTQQVRFKDLEEDTAGDPGRSSPASTALPQSRGAGPQAEPGVSVNGGSLVGTVGSLEGVASMLAGGAPRHPWGHQRPCSLSLPNPRRSCMSTAIQTSPSLQKYPPAVRLRSRSMGDFGDDEGADVGLNSQDKLWPHNDVQHLPSAQDGPAGLCCLRGDQLQCARACLRSPHAHALGTTASPSPGELKRVPTGETESPPPSGCQGHRLSTAHGSGSAPTCSPCNSHPGELPAEQCAYPAGQPPAAPCITPLRIKRPPDAPGGRRQALGRALSDPGRPSPCPSTCATPTPLHASQDTQRGEQRSAAAPARLCCSEQDGGCSPVLGRTVASRGCEPSEDSRALHRQAGDCPPGLSENREEGDRADSQRPPHKPLSKAADTQHPGDTGPKPQGDCMSQGTPPKTDTPSPAQASSENIPPTIFCTEPQANHSGREPPMSPWDTPQPPGRTSRLEGSPLPPGQAETLRQVHELLELVAGAKGRLELSRAREKLLSQGRQAEELAAPACSPSHAWPRHQDISSLQTRLQSMEDVLETSQNTIKVLLDVIQDLEKKEAERDGRHSYRTGQDIENCGTCRDCACIIYSVEHDFRLQEGQFTRAWSIVGSESGHSSPQTSTAAPRNQDSPLSRPLAPAKPEHKKGRRKCFWFL from the exons ATGGTCAGCAAGGAGCCCGACCACATCCCGACTCCTGGCACCGGCGCGAACCCGGACAAGGCCATGACAGTGCGTTCGGTGCTGCTCAACCGCGACTCTCCCGACATCGAGTCGCGGCTCAAGCGCCGGCGGAACCGCACCCAGCAGGTGCGCTTCAAGGACCTGGAGGAGGACACGGCGGGGGACCCGGGCCGCAGCTCCCCCGCCAGCACAGCGCTCCCCCAGAGCAGGGGGGCCGGCCCCCAGGCTGAGCCCGGAGTCTCTGTGAACGGGGGCTCTTTAGTGGGCACGGTGGGAAGCTTGGAGGGTGTGGCCTCAATGCTAGCGGGGGGTGCTCCCCGCCACCCCTGGGGACACCAGAGGCCCTGTTCCCTCTCACTGCCCAACCCCCGGCGGAGCTGCATGAGCACAGCCATCCAGACCTCCCCCAGCCTGCAGAAGTACCCGCCCGCCGTGCGCCTTCGGAGCCGCAGCATGGGAGACTTCGGGGACGATGAGGGGGCAGACGTGGGGCTCAACTCTCAGGACAAGCTGTGGCCCCACAATGACGTCCAGCATCTGCCCAGCGCTCAGGATGGCCCGGCAGGGCTCTGCTGCCTGCGAGGGGACCAGCTGCAATGTGCTCGAGCCTGTCTCCGCTCACCCCATGCCCACGCGCTGGGCACCACTGCGTCTCCCAGCCCGGGGGAGCTAAAGCGAGTCCCGACAGGGGAAACCGAGTCTCCTCCTCCGTCTGGGTGTCAGGGCCACAGACTGAGCACGGCGCACGGCTCAGGCTCAGCCCCGACCTGCTCCCCCTGCAACTCCCATCCAGGCGAGCTGCCAGCAGAGCAGTGCGCATACCCAGCCGGACAGCCTCCCGCTGCCCCGTGCATCACACCACTCCGCATCAAGAGGCCCCCAGATGCCCCCGGGGGAAGGCGGCAGGCCCTGGGCCGAGCCCTGAGCGATCCAGGAAGGCCATCACCCTGCCCCAGCACATGCGCCACTCCCACGCCCCTGCATGCATCTCAGGACACCCAGAGGGGCGAGCAGCGCAGTGCAGCAGCCCCAGCGCGTCTGTGCTGCTCAGAACAAGATGGGGGCTGCTCTCCAGTGCTGGGTCGCACAGTAGCATCCAGGGGCTGTGAGCCCTCAGAGGACAGCAGAGCGCTGCACAGGCAGGCTGGGGACTGTCCCCCTGGCCTGAGTGAGAACAGAGAGGAGGGCGATCGTGCAGACAGCCAGAGGCCTCCTCACAAGCCCCTTTCCAAGGCGGCAGACACCCAGCACCCAGGAGACACTGGACCCAAACCTCAGGGGGACTGCATGTCTCAAGGGACCCCTCCGAAAACTGACACCCCCAGCCCAGCTCAGGCCTCATCAGAAAACATCCCTCCAACAATCTTCTGTACAGAGCCACAGGCCAACCACAGTGGCAGGGAACCCCCCATGAGCCCCTGGGACACCCCACAGCCCCCAGGCAGGACTTCACGGCTAGAGGGGTCTCCCCTTCCCCCCGGCCAAGCAGAGACACTCAGGCAGGTCCATGAGCTGCTGGAGCTGGTGGCAGGGGCCAAGGGCCGCCTGGAGCTGTCCAGGGCCCGGGAGAAGCTGCTGTCTCAGGGAAGGCAGGCGGAGGAGCTGGCGGCTCCAGCCTGCAGCCCGAGCCACGCTTGGCCCCGGCACCAGGACATCAGCAGCCTGCAGACGCGCCTGCAGAGCATGGAGGACGTGCTGGAGACCAGCCAGAACACCATCAAGGTGCTGCTGGATGTCATCCAGGACCTGGAGAAGAAGGAGGCCGAGCGGGACGG GAGACACTcctacaggacaggacaggacatcGAAAACTGTGGGACCTGCCGAGACTGTGCCTGTATCATCTACAG